TTATTCACGATTTGTCTGGCAAAAAAAGAAAGGATGCTCTAAAAGGTTGATGAACACTGGGTTTTCGTGAACCCAGCACTCCCTTTCGGAGCATCCAAGAGTGACAGACTGTATACCACAATTGGTTTTCTCCTTCTACCGACATCGACCCATTCACGCTGATTTTTCCGGTGGGCAAATCACCAGCGATGCCGGACTTTTGCCGCTGCGGGCCTTTGACGAACGCCAGCAGCTGACTCGCGATCTGGCTGAAACCCTCAGCGATCCGCGTCAGGACGATCGTGTCCGTCACGACTCGCTAGCGCTGTTGCGGCAGCGCGTCTACCAAATCGTTGCCGGATACGAAGACGCCAACGACGCCGACCGCCTGCGCCACGATCCACTCTTGCAAATCATCGTCGATCAGAAACTGGGAGAGGCACTCGGCTCCCAGCCTACTCTCAGCCGCTGGGAGAACGCACCTTCGGGCCGCGATCTGGTACGCCTGAACGACGCTCTGTTGAAGCAGTTCATTCGTCTCTGCGGTAAGCAGGCCCGCAAACGTGGTGAGATCCTGCTGGACATCGACTCCACAGACGATCCCACTCATGGCCGCCAGCAACTCAGCTTCTTCAACGGTGCCTATGGTCAGCACATGTATCACCCCATGCTGATCTTCGAGCGCCACACCGGATGTCTGCTGGCAGCCCGACTTCGAGCGGGAAACGCCTCCAGTCATGCTCGCATCGTGCCCCTGCTGCTGCGACTGGTCCCGCGACTGCAGGCCGCTTTTCCTAAAGTGAAGATCAAGCTGCGCGGCGATGCCGGCTTCGCTCTGCCCCTGCTCTATGAGTTCTGCGAGTTCTTCGGCATCCAATACACACTGGGCATTCCCGCCAACTCGGTCTTCCGGCGCCGCGCCGAACCGAGGCAGAAACGGTTACAGCGCCGCTATCGTCGCACCCAGTTACCACAGCGCAGTTTCTCCAGCTTCCGCCACCGCGCCCGCAGTTGGTCGCACCAGCGCCGTATCTGTTACAAAGCCGAGCACACCGCCGTCGGAACCAACCTGCGCTTCGTGATTACCAACTGCCTCGGTTGTGCCTCGGAGGTCTTCGCTTTCTATAACGATCGCGGCGAGTGTGAGAACCGCATCGAGGAGTTCAAAAACGGTTTCCGCGCCGACCGCTTGAGCTGTCACCGCTTCCTGGCCAACGCCTTCCGCCTGCTGCTGCACGGCTTTGCCTACAACCTGGTCAACCTGTTCCGCTTGCAGTTGCCCCAGCCCTGGCGTTCGGCCCAGATCGAAACGCTGCGCGCCCAACTCTTCAAAATCGGCGCTCGCGTTCGCCAGACCGCCCGCTGTGTTCGCTTTCACCTGGCCAGCGGCTGGCCCTTCCAGAACTTGTTCCGCTCCGCCGCCTTCGCCGTTAACAGCAGTTGACCTGATCGCTTGCCCCGAACTCAGCTTTCCACAGACGGTCCCTGCGGAGCCGCGCCCAAAACTTCTCAGCTCGCCACCCGTACGTTCTTAGCTCACATACTCTCGCCCTGCTCACCCCTCTTATCGCCCAATCTGTCCCGACCAACTGTCTCCCCAAACATAATCTCAGCCCTCATGAATTAAGCAGGCTAGGGTTTTGTATCCACCGGCCTTTTCCCCGGGCAGCGTCGTTATCTTGAAAAGTTCCTTGAGTTCGTCTAGGGGAAGCATCCCATCCAACAGCCACGTACCGTCATCCCTGCGAGCCATCATGGACTCAATGGGCCTTTCGCGCGTCGGCAATGCACCCACCAGAACTTCCGATATGTCGTATAGAGTACACACACCGAGCACGCTGCCGTGCTCGTCTACGACCAGCGCGAAATGTGTGCGGGAGTCCTTGAAGCGCTGCAGGAGGTCTACAGCGCGGGTTCCTTCGG
This genomic interval from Candidatus Acidiferrales bacterium contains the following:
- a CDS encoding IS1380 family transposase, producing the protein MVFSFYRHRPIHADFSGGQITSDAGLLPLRAFDERQQLTRDLAETLSDPRQDDRVRHDSLALLRQRVYQIVAGYEDANDADRLRHDPLLQIIVDQKLGEALGSQPTLSRWENAPSGRDLVRLNDALLKQFIRLCGKQARKRGEILLDIDSTDDPTHGRQQLSFFNGAYGQHMYHPMLIFERHTGCLLAARLRAGNASSHARIVPLLLRLVPRLQAAFPKVKIKLRGDAGFALPLLYEFCEFFGIQYTLGIPANSVFRRRAEPRQKRLQRRYRRTQLPQRSFSSFRHRARSWSHQRRICYKAEHTAVGTNLRFVITNCLGCASEVFAFYNDRGECENRIEEFKNGFRADRLSCHRFLANAFRLLLHGFAYNLVNLFRLQLPQPWRSAQIETLRAQLFKIGARVRQTARCVRFHLASGWPFQNLFRSAAFAVNSS